One window of Oncorhynchus masou masou isolate Uvic2021 chromosome 28, UVic_Omas_1.1, whole genome shotgun sequence genomic DNA carries:
- the LOC135518445 gene encoding transcription factor Jun-like yields MTAKMDTPFYHDEAPGIPHNFGHHHADYQRYQGHKTMSKKVAHNFSGGSHSSSGLKLSQSQPGSNCNINPNNLGGINSNTNSSLMPGGLSDMNLLKLASPDLEHLIIQSNQGLVTTSPVPNPNGGNPFMYRNNATNEQEGFADGFVKALADLHKQNQLVGAPVSPSSSMQGPYQRNIMSAGDLPIYTNLSSYNPNHPSHISSSYPGGQMPDSYPGHGPHGPGGQGPHHPHNRGLDAPQTVPEIRHPSGDPTSSPPSLSPIDLETQERIKAERKKLRNRIAASKCRKRKLERISRLEEKVKVLKTQNCDLTSTASVLREQVAQLKQKVMNHVTNGCQIAVSSATLQANSTRERDSTNC; encoded by the coding sequence ATGACGGCTAAAATGGATACCCCTTTCTACCACGACGAAGCCCCAGGTATTCCTCACAACTTCGGACATCACCATGCCGATTACCAACGTTACCAGGGCCACAAGACGATGAGTAAGAAGGTGGCGCATAACTTCTCAGGCGGTTCCCACAGCAGCTCTGGCCTGAAACTGTCACAAAGCCAGCCGGGGAGTAACTGTAATATCAATCCTAATAATCTGGGAGGGATTAACAGCAACACAAACAGCTCCTTAATGCCCGGCGGCTTGTCAGATATGAACCTTCTGAAGCTAGCCTCCCCTGACCTCGAGCACCTCATCATCCAGTCTAACCAGGGCTTGGTGACGACATCTCCTGTCCCCAACCCTAACGGAGGTAACCCCTTCATGTACCGGAACAACGCCACTAACGAACAGGAGGGTTTTGCCGATGGGTTCGTCAAAGCCCTGGCGGATCTTCATAAACAGAACCAGCTGGTTGGAGCTCCCGTGTCCCCTTCCTCCTCTATGCAAGGCCCCTACCAGAGGAACATCATGTCTGCAGGAGACCTGCCCATCTATACCAACCTCAGCAGCTACAACCCGAACCACCCCAGCCATATATCATCATCCTACCCAGGGGGCCAGATGCCCGACAGCTACCCAGGCCACGGCCCCCACGGACCCGGAGGCCAGGGACCCCACCATCCTCACAACAGGGGGTTGGACGCCCCTCAGACTGTCCCAGAGATACGTCACCCTTCCGGGgaccccacctcctcccctccctcgctctctcccatcGACCTGGAGACCCAGGAGAGGATCAAGGCCGAGAGGAAGAAACTACGTAACCGGATCGCGGCGTCTAAGTGTCGTAAAAGGAAGCTGGAGCGGATCTCCAGGCTCGAGGAGAAGGTGAAGGTTCTGAAGACCCAGAACTGTGACCTGACCTCCACCGCCTCGGTACTGAGGGAACAGGTGGCCCAGCTCAAACAGAAAGTCATGAATCACGTCACCAACGGCTGTCAGATAGCAGTGAGTTCAGCCACCCTGCAGGCCAACAGCACCCGGGAGAGGGACAGCACCAACTGTTGA
- the LOC135518443 gene encoding THAP domain-containing protein 1, with protein MVQSCSAYGCKNRYHKDRNISFHKFPLARPDVCGKWVAAMRRNNFKPTRYSNICSQHFTKDCFKPECNNRVLKENAVPSLFCFSKLQVKAESLADPLPPEMDFSLTLPSLPLSDTEETQQEIQTETHHTVDPSPLVENLPHSMSISCDHNYTVEDTVQQKKRIEQLEEQLDKLRKKLKTVQQKCRRQERQLRRFKAIGEFQRMNRDPALGEGYVILPQQLYDALKGIEPVEGP; from the exons ATGGTCCAATCGTGCTCAGCTTACGGATGCAAAAACAGATATCATAAAGACAGAAACATTTCATTTCACAA GTTCCCGCTAGCACGGCCAGACGTGTGTGGGAAATGGGTTGCAGCAATGAGGAGAAACAATTTCAAACCAACCAGATACAGTAATATCTGCTCTCAGCATTTCACTAAAGACTGCTTCAAACCAGAGTGCAACAACCGAGTCCTGAAGGAGAATGCTGTACCTTCTCTATTCTGTTTCAGTAAACTACAAGtcaag GCAGAGTCCTTGGCGGACCCGTTACCTCCAGAGATGGACTTCTCTctgaccctcccctccctccccctctctgacaCAGAGGAGACCCAGCAGGAGATACAGACGGAGACCCATCACACTGTAGACCCCTCACCCCTGGTAGAGAACCTTCCCCACAGCATGTCCATCTCCTGCGACCACAACTACACCGTAGAGGACACGGTTCAGCAGAAGAAGAGGATTGAGCAGCTGGAGGAACAGCTGGACAAGCTGAGGAAGAAGTTAAAGACCGTACAGCAGAAGTGTCGGAGGCAggagagacagttgaggaggtttAAGGCTATCGGAGAGTTCCAGAGGATGAACAGGGACCCGGCGCTAGGGGAGGGATATGTAATTCTACCCCAACAGCTTTATGATGCGCTCAAAGGGATTGAGCCCGTAGAGGGTCCATGA